A single region of the Liolophura sinensis isolate JHLJ2023 chromosome 9, CUHK_Ljap_v2, whole genome shotgun sequence genome encodes:
- the LOC135475242 gene encoding phosphatidylinositol-3-phosphatase SAC1-like gives MAVHESLRLHITSDSFFIEPYNDSGTHELLVIDRLTQEITLSTNHGQIPSSAVTRTIYGIMGIIRLLAGPYLIVITGKTKVGDVDGHTIWRVTSTELHSYQRTLLHLNEQQISDNKTYVSMVELALKSTGLYFSTTYDLTHTLQRLQNTSPDFLSLAMHERVRFVWNGHVLRELAQQSELARYCLPVIMGFVHIHTNMINNKQFDYALISRRSVYRAGTRFYVRGLDTEGYCANFVETEQLVLFDGHKCSFVQTRGSIPLFWSQRPCLKYMPQPVISNTMGHTEAFKRHFENQIYNYGKQVIVSLINHKGREHLLEKALTQMIINAQNNSIRYESFDFHHECRKMRWDRLSLLMDRLENDINNFGYFMVQRDGTVMSHQAGIMRTSCMDCLDRTNVVQGLIARVVLETQLQRLGILHPGQKLVEQEMFMTVYRDVWADHADALSIQYAGTGALKTDFTRTGKRTKIGMLMDGVNSLTRYFKNNFSDGFRQDSIDLFLGNYTVGDGDGISHMSPFRKDKDWKYYALPVIFLVAFMMCVISVLLPDEHLSEQAMYVLFWGVASVVSVFLIFVYGVEFVDQPRLTQAQSKTE, from the exons ATGGCTGTGCACGAGTCCCTACGATT acaTATTACCTCAGATAGCTTCTTCATAGAACCTTACAATGATTCTGGCACTCATGAACTGCTGGTCATTGATCGTCTTACTCAAGAAATAACCTTGAGCA CCAATCATGGACAGATCCCGTCTTCCGCTGTAACCAGGACTATATATGGCATCATGGGAATAATTCGTCTTCTGGCAG GACCATATCTGATTGTAATCACTGGTAAGACCAAGGTGGGTGATGTGGATGGACATACAATATGGAGGGTGACCAGCACAGAACTCCACTCCTACCAGAGGACATTGTTACACCTTAATGAGCAACAG ATCAGTGACAATAAGACATATGTGTCTATGGTGGAACTAGCCCTTAAGTCCACTGGCCTCTACTTCTCCACCACTTACGACCTGACCCACACCCTACAGAGGTTACAGAACACTAGTCCCGACTTCCTTTCCCTGGCCATGCATGAGCGGGTAA GGTTTGTATGGAATGGTCATGTGTTGAGGGAGCTGGCCCAGCAGTCTGAGTTAGCACGCTATTGCCTACCTGTCATCATGGGAT TTGTACATATTCATACAAATATGATCAACAACAAGCAGTTTGACTACGCGTTGATATCGCGGCGCAGCGTGTACCGTGCAGGCACACGGTTCTACGTGAGAGGGCTGGACACTGAAGGTTACTGCGCTAACTTTGTGGAGACAGAACAGCTGGTACTGTTTGATGGACACAAGTGCTCATTTGTTCAG aCACGTGGCTCCATTCCCCTGTTCTGGTCTCAGAGGCCCTGTCTGAAGTACATGCCCCAGCCAGTCATCAGCAATACCATGGGACAT ACTGAAGCATTCAAAAGACACTTTGAGAACCAAATTTACAATTATGGGAAACAAGTCATAGTCAGTTTG ATTAACCACAAAGGGAGAGAACACCTACTGGAGAAAGCTCTGACTCAGATGATCATCAATGCACAAAACAACAGCATACG ATACGAGTCCTTTGACTTTCACCATGAGTGTCGGAAAATGCGGTGGGACAGACTTTCGTTGTTGATGGACAGACTGGAGAATGACATCAACAACTTTGG ATACTTCATGGTACAGAGAGATGGGACTGTCATGAGTCATCAGGCAGGGATAATGAGAACTAGCTGCATGGACTGTCTGGATAGGACCAATGTTGTTCAGGGACTGATTGCCCGGGTGGTGCTGGAAACACAACTACAG aggTTAGGTATTCTTCATCCAGGACAGAAATTGGTGGAACAAGAAATGTTCATGACGGTATACAGAGATG TCTGGGCTGATCATGCTGACGCACTCTCTATCCAGTACGCAGGCACCGGAGCCCTGAAAACAGACTTCACCAG gACTGGGAAGAGAACCAAAATAGGAATGCTAATGGATGGGGTGAATTCCCTGACCAGATActtcaaaaataatttcagtgATGGATTCAGACAG GACTCTATTGACCTCTTCCTGGGGAACTACACAGTTGGTGATGGTGATGGGATATCTCACATGTCTCCTTTCAGGAAAGACAAAGACTGGAAGTACTATGCG ttACCTGTGATATTTTTGGTGGCTTTCATGATGTGTGTGATCAGTGTGCTGTTACCTGATG aacatttgaGTGAGCAGGCGATGTATGTCCTGTTCTGGGGTGTGGCTAGTGTGGTGTCAGTCTTCTTGATCTTTGTCTATGGGGTGGAATTTGTGGATCAGCCACGCCTTACCCAGGCCCAGTCCAAAACTGAATAG